Proteins from a genomic interval of Bos mutus isolate GX-2022 chromosome 15, NWIPB_WYAK_1.1, whole genome shotgun sequence:
- the ATG16L2 gene encoding protein Atg16l2 isoform X2: protein MAYQVVEKSATLGTLESQLEERQSRLAALKARVEQLEEVRAKKAGQVHARRALNEEQRAAYEALRARVGHQEAALRRLEEEARDLLERLVQRKARAAAERNLRNERRERAKQARVSQELKKAAKRTVSISESPDTLGDGIREEAETLVVAAKPGSLESEAGEKWKRPFRSASATSLTMSRCVDVVKGLLDFKKRRGHSIGGAPEQRYQSIPVYVTTRLPTQAHDVLDAHLSEVSAVRFGPNSSLLATGGADRLILLWNVVGGHLKANQTLEGAGGSITSVDFDPSGSQLLAATYNKAAQLWKVGEAQSKETLSGHTDKVTAAKFKLTRHQAVTGSRDRTVKEWDLCRAYCSRTINVLSYCNDVVCGDHIIISGHNDQKIRFWDSRGPRCTQVIPVQGRVTSLSLSHDQLHLLSCSRDDTLKVIDLRVSNIRQVFRADGFKCGSDWTKAVFSPDRSYALAGSWDGALYIWNVDTGKLESSLRGPHSAAVNAVAWCYSGNHVVSVDQARKVVLWH, encoded by the exons ATGGCCTACCAGGTGGTGGAGAAGAGCGCGACCCTGGGCACTTTGGAGTCGCAGCTGGAGGAGCGGCAGAGCAG GCTGGCAGCTCTGAAGGCCCGCGTGGAGCAGCTGGAGGAGGTTCGTGCGAAGAAGGCCGGACAGGTGCACGCGCGGCGCGCGCTGAATGAGGAGCAGCGGGCGGCTTACGAGGCGCTGCGCGCGCGCGTTGGGCACCAGGAGGCGGCTCTGCGCAGGCTCGAGGAGGAGGCGCGCGACCTGCTGGAGCGGCTGGTGCAGCGCAAGGCGCGCGCCGCCGCCGAGCGCAACCTACGCAATGAGCGCAGGGAAAG GGCCAAGCAAGCGCGGGTGTCCCAGGAGCTGAAGAAGGCAGCCAAGCGGACAGTGAGCATAAGCGA GAGCCCAGACACACTAGGCGATGGGATCAGAGAGGAAGCAGAAACTCTGGTCGTGGCTGCTAAGCCAGGGTCCCTGGAGAGTGAGGCTGGTGAGAAATGGAAGCGGCCCTTCAG GTCAGCCTCTGCCACCTCCCTGACGATGTCCCGCTGTGTGGATGTAGTGAAGGGGCTTCTGGA TTTCAAGAAGAGAAGAGGCCACTCAATCGGGGGAGCCCCTGAGCAGCGATACCAGAGCATCCCCGTGTATGTGACCACCCGACTTCCCACCCAAGCTCATGATGTGCTG GATGCCCACCTCTCCGAGGTCAGTGCTGTTCGTTTTGGCCCCAACAGCAGCCTCCTGGCTACCGGAGGGGCTGACCGCCTCATCCTCCTCTGGAATGTCGTGGGAG GGCACCTGAAGGCCAACCAGACTCTTGAAGGAGCTGGCGGCAGCATCACCAGTGTGGACTTTGACCCCTCG GGCTCCCAGCTACTGGCAGCTACTTACAATAAGGCCGCCCAGCTCTGGAAAGTTGGGGAGGCACAGTCCAAG GAGACACTATCTGGACACACAGACAAGGTGACGGCTGCCAAATTCAAGCTGACGAGGCACCAGGCAGTGACCGGGAGCCGGGACCGAACAGTGAAGGAGTGGGACCTCTGCCGAGCCTACT GTTCCAGGACCATCAATGTCCTTTCCTACTGTAACGACGTGGTGTGTGGGGACCATATCATCATTAGTGGTCACAATGACCAGAAGATCCGGTTCTGGGACAGCAG GGGGCCCCGCTGCACCCAGGTCATCCCTGTGCAAGGCCGGgtcacctccctgagcctcagccaCGACCAGCTGCATCTGCTCAGCTGTTCCCGAGATGACACACTCAAGGTCATTGACCTGCGTGTCAGCAACATCCGCCAGGTGTTCAG GGCTGATGGTTTCAAGTGCGGTTCTGACTGGACCAAAGCTGTGTTCAG CCCAGACAGAAGCTATGCCCTAGCAGGGTCCTGGGATGGAGCCCTTTACATCTGGAACGTGGACACTgggaaactagagagtagccttcGGGGACCCCACAG cgCTGCTGTCAACGCCGTGGCCTGGTGCTACTCTGGGAACCACGTGGTGAGCGTGGACCAGGCCAGGAAGGTTGTGCTCTGGCACTAG